CGACGGAGGctccagggctctccagaggagtCACCAGCAGGATCTCGCTCAACCCCTCAAACCCCCAAGGTCAGACTTGTCTTACGTACACACTTGGTTATAGAATAGAGAGAAACCAGAGCAGAACCCTGCTAGCAGTTGGTAGGGCCATGTTGGCATGATTACATCCGGGAACACACACATTATCTTGTGTGTGCTTTCAGAAAGAGAGGTTACGCAAAGAGAGAAGGACTGGCTCCCCAGCGACAGGCTCCTCTGTGAGAAGAGCAGAATCCCCAGCCATGTACACCAGACGCTCAGCCTCCCCCGCCACCCCCAAGTAAGACTCGCTGTCCTGCTGCTGTATCCGTGTGGTATGTCCTTGTTACTATGACAGAGGATAATAATGTCCTTCTGGTTGTAGGTTGCTGCCTAAGAGCCGTACTCAGTCTCCCTGCACTGTGCGCCAGTACCACCCCTCTCCCATCAGGCACAGACCCACCACCCCGGTTCCCGACGGCAAAAAGGAGGATGGACATGTTGAAGAAGCCAAAAGTCACAACAACATCAATGACAGAAATGTCTCCAAGCCAGAAACCCCTGTGAAAAGTATGTCTGATATCCAGAGCCCTGAGAAGTCTTCCCAAGCAGACAACCCTGAAAAAAAACTGGCCAAAACTGAGACCCCAGAAAAGAGATTCCCCAAAACTGAGACCCCCGGTATGAACTTAAAAGGTGAGATTTCTGAAAGAAAGGACTCTATGACTGACACATCTGATAAGAAAGCCTCCAAAATAGACACCCCAGATAAGAAGATGCCAAAGTCCACCAGCAGTGAACTGAATGCAGATAAGATCACAGGTGAAACTCTACTGTTTACCAATCGTCTTGTGTATGTCAATCATTAAGTACACCTGTCAGTGCATTGGGCACCTGTTTCAATGCACACTGATGTCTGCCGTTGTCCTTGTGACAGAGCCATCACCAGTGACAACAACAGGGAAAGGAGTTGCCGGGACGACAAACGCAGAGGAAGCATCCAGACTGCTAGCGGAGCGTAGGCGCCTGGCCAGGGTGCAGAAGGAGTTGGAGGAGAAACAACATGGTGAGCGGGAGGAGAAGGAACGGTAAGGAAactgtgtgtcactgtgtctctctgtgtgcctgTACAATGATGCATCGATGGTGTCTGCTTGTCCGTGTCTGTGACTGAGAGGGTATACTGTAAGtcatcatgtctgtctgtgtcactcAGTCTGAAGGCGGAGCAGCTGAGGAGGAGAAAGGCAGAGGAGCGGGCacgacaggaggaggagaagagcagaCAGGAGGACCTCCGCAGGAAGAGAGCGGAAGAGGAGAAGCAGCAAAGGGAGGTCCGGGAGAAGGAGCTACAGGTCCAGATGGAcagagaggtcaggggtcacagtGGGGGGGTCACTGTATGTATGGTGATATGTTTCTCtggtgcatgtttgtgtgtaacGTTGTGTATATGCACAGTACATGTCTTACATTATTCCAAGCATAAATCCTTCGTCTTTATCAATACAGAAGGAAGAGGGCGAGTTTCAGGCTCAGAAGGATGCAGAGAGTCAgcgtcaggagagagagatgctgaagctgcaagaggaggaggagagacagctgAGGAAGAAGGTTTTTATGACTCCAAATTCAATTATTATTGAATTAATCAGTATATCTCATACCCAGCCTGCAGCTCTCAGTATATATCAACGTCTGTATGTTGCTACGTCTCCACAGAGAATTGAGGAGATAATGAAGAGAACCAGGAAGAGCGATGAGAACCAGGAAGAGATGAAGGTACTGTAGAGATGCCTGCCGTTCTCATAGCTCTGCACGCCTCAAGCAAAGAGACCTGCTGACTCCTATATTACCCACGTGTTGTTGTGTGATCTTGTCAGGTATTGCATACCAATACAGGATACACTTTGCGGCTtgtaccccccccctcccccaagagCTTTTGTTTTCATATCTATGTTGTGATCATTATCATGATTAAATTGTATCATTGTTGATACATTGGTTTATGCGTCCTGATTACCGCAGGTCTTAATCGCACAATACTATACATAATTGTCCTCTTATTTGCTGTGGAATAATAGATGTTGCCTCCATCTGTGTTCCATATTGAAGCAGGAGGAGGGGCAGGTGGAGACTCAACCGGTCTCACCACCAGGTAGGTGACCCATTCACCCACTGATACTCTGCCTGCCTGCTCACCCCAGCAGGAAAGACACTATGAATGTATAAATGTAGGAGTCCCACCCAGTGGCAGCAGTGGGTAGTCTGGTGGGTGAGCGATCCCAGTACTTTTCCACCAATATAGGGGACTCCTGCATGGCTGTGATGTAGCAGTGGTTTTCCAATACCTGTCCTCAGGAGAGGATCAGATTCACTCGGCATCCTAGATTGTATTCAAGGCCATCCATTCAAGGTCTTTGGCTATTTTATAACTCCTCTGTCCCTGCCACAATGCAGCCCTCAGCATGTAACTTTATATATTTAGAAAATGTAATGCAATTAAAGAGAAGGACCCATATGCATTTCTTTATTTTGTTTGCTCATGTAGAACAGAGGACATTAGCAAATATGCCTGTCTACTTGAAATTGGAAGCCACTCTGGCTCGCAAAGGTAGCTCATGAAATGTTTCCCAAAGTGGTGCatataggttagggttagggccatgGACTTAACTAATGTGACAATGCTTTTGTCGCAGTAAGATACAGTAGGTCGCTTAAATAGCCTGACATGATTTTAGAGGAGGCATGGGATTTGTGTGTAATTAGCATCTCTTTAATTTCAGCCATCCTTGGCCAGGTCATGTGGTGCCCTTTCTCGGGGAATAGTCCTGTgcaatgtgatatttctgttctCTACAGGGGATATGCAGATGAGCTCAAAGATGAACGTTGAAACGAATGCTCAGGTGAATGTGCATGAAAACCCAAAAGCTGAGTCTCAGGTTAATGGGCAGGCCGCTGCCTGCGCCAACAAGCAGGACAGTGCCCTGGTGAAGGGGCAAGCCACTGATCAGGTGACCCCACTGAAGAATATTCTGGAAAAGGGACAGAACGCTCAACAAGTAAATGGACAGGGTGCAGCCCAGGCTCTCAAGCAAGAGAGTGTCTTAGTGAAGGGAAAGGTCCCTTCCCACGTGATCAAGCAGGAGAATGCACaagtgaatgtacaggtgaagaACCAGGAGGGTACCAAGGTGAGCAGCCAAGCCACTGCTCAGCTCAAAACCGAGGAGAGTACTCAAGTAAACGTGACGCTGACCACACAGACTATCGGACAAGGGGTGCAGACCAACAAACTGTCCCTGGCACTCCTACCAGTGGGCCTACCCCCACCTCCACTCATCAACCTGGAGCTTCTGGATGTGAAGAGCCGTGGGGCGTATGATGAGGTGCAGTCCATGGAGGTCAGGTAAGCCATCAGAGCAAGGCCATTTCTATCTACAGGAATGCATGATGTGGAACCAATACATTCTAGGGGTACTGGTTAGTATGAACAGTTACAAACACATTGCCCACCATGCCAGGAACCTAGCTATAAATGCGAGAAAGAGGTATATGGAAAGCATACCGTGGGTGATAGAAGGATGCCGGATTGGCACACAGTCAACAAAActgatctaacaaagtggatatatgtacaaatctgtcatgattgatgtattgtaacaggcccaTGATGGGGTTACTAAAGTCAGATTTGGATACACGTTTGTTTTTGCTGCATAACATTTGTAAGttgtcccttttcaggtttagaagaagtaATTGATAAATGCAAACACCTGTTCGTACCAGCTGCTAGGAGtgctagtgtaacggatgtgaaatggctagctagttagcggtggtgcgcgctaatagcatttcaatcggtgacgtcacttgctctgagaccttgaagtagtggttccccttgctctgaaagggccgtggcttttgtggagcgatgggtaacgatgcttcgtgggtgactgttgtctgtgtgcagagggtccctggttcgagtccgggtatgggcgaggggacggacgtaaagttatactgttgcattgatgctgttgacccagatcactgtttttttttaaatgcgtaATGGAGTTGATTGGTGATGGTGACATGAACAtgtattggggttgacatccatacaatAATTATACTCATATTTTTACCTCAACttagtgtgaaatacacataaaCAACAGCTGGGGGGCGATGAGGACGTTTGGGATCTTTCCCCCACGTGTTTCCATGGCATTTCCATTGCTTTTGTCGAGTTCCAATGACCTCTTTACCGCATCTATGTTTGTTATTCTTAGAGTATTAGTGATATTGTCTCATCAGAGTCCTATTTGGACGCTTAGCTTTACCACAGCCTTTTCTCATACCCTGAGGAATATTGATAGTAAAAATGGCTTCGCATTTAACAATTTGCATAATAAATTACTCCCCTCATATCCGCCCTTGATTACCCAAGGACCGCATGCCCCATAGATGTACAGATATGGTCATAGTAGTAATTCGATCGGTGGAATAACCATTATGATATTCATAAATGttgctccctcttcccctctcagcCCAGTTTCCAAGGAGGAACTTATCTCCATCCCAGAGTTCTCCCCAGTCAATGAGGTCCAGGAAAACGCCATGAGTAATACCCGAGCCCTGGAAGATTTGCTGGACCTGACGGGTCATGTGGCCTACCCCAAACTCTCCCACGTGGACAGCCTAGGAGACTGCAACAAGAACCTGATCGACGGGCTCTACAGTCCCGGCGCCGATTCCAAGCTCATCCTCCACCCTCATACAAGCACAACATCCAGTTGCCAGGTACATAAAAATGCATGTGAGAATGAGAATAATATCTTACGCTCACATGTTAAAATACACACCGCTCAGGTTGCCACAATACCTCTCTCACGCTGGCATCTCAAGTGCTTGCACTGCACGCTGGGCACATCACGTCATTTCAAggtggataattgggtaatatttggttgaggcGTTgctcaatgagattacaacctacaACCCGCTCAAAAAGACTGCCAAAAGatagttgaatttccaatgtgtcacCACTAAGCTTTCAACCATCttaaaagcacagcaaagttcTACTGGGAAtaaaatgtcagatattttgtttatttatgcaACAGATTGTGTTATCACTGTGATTCAactaatagcagaaccaaatgacctggattgcagttgagaatACATGAGAAGTACATCGTGCAAGTGATCAATGGCGTTTGAGATTCTGCGCCGATTGTTACAGCAATTGTGAACATATCCACAGACCTGCTATGACCTATACTTGCTATATTGAACTAGCACACTTTATATGATTACATACGAAGACATCTAATAGTTACAGTAAACTCAATGTGGCCATGGATCTGTTACTTGTTTAATGGTTGAattttacattagtttgtaaaagAGCATTTACTCTAGACTACTTACTGTATTATAAAAGTAATAGTGAATTGTGTTTGCttgacaatgcaaccaaatatgaACATTTTAAAGGAGATAGGACTAGCCATAGGTACATCTGAGCTGTTGGCTTAATCCCATTCTCTAACTTTAGAggtgtgaatccaacatataattTGCTAACTTGTAGACAAGCtaataggctatttattgtatttcaaaagttctattgtgtttggttgtcaatgcaaccaaatatcgaCATTTGAAGGAGATTTTTCTTCTGCTTGGATACTTCCATCTGCCACTCACTTAGTCTTGCTTTAATTCCAATTTGTCTacaaattatagaaaaaaaacatattctttaacttttatttttggttgtGATGGAGACAAAATTGAACtgaagccagactaagtcagtggcagaTGGAACTATTCAAGCAGAATATACTGTAACTCTCCTTAAaagttgatatttggttgtgttgtcaaccaatcatgacatttgaaatcaaccagagcttgaaaTCCTGGGCCTATTATATTGTCGATTTTTTTTGGTTGAATTCTGGGTTGAATTGAGACCATAACTtttgatgactttgcaaatgctatatacagtgccttgcgaaagtattcggcccccttgaactttgcgaccttttgccacatttcaggcttcaaacataaagatataaaactgtatttttttgtgaagaatcaacaagtgggacacaatcatgaagtggaacgacatttattggatatttcaaacttttttaacaaatcaaaaactgaaaaattgggcgtgcaaaattattcagcccccttaagttaatactttgtagcgccaccttttgctgcgattacagctgtaagtcgcttggggtatgtctctatcagttttgcacatcgagagactgaaattttttcccattcctccttgcaaaacagctcgagctcagtgaggttggatggagagcatttgtgaacagcagttttcagttctttccacagattctcgattggattcaggtctggactttgacttggccattctaacacctggatatgtttatttttgaaccattccattgtagattttgctttatgttttggatcattgtcttgttggaagacaaatctccgtcccagtctcaggtcttttgcagactccatcaggttttcttccagaatggtcctgtatttggctccatccatcttcccatcaattttaaccatcttccctgtccctgctgaagaaaagcaggcccaaaccatgatgctgccaccatcatgtttgacagtggggatggtgtgttcagggtgatgagctgtgttgcttttacgccaaacataacgttttgcattgttgccaaaaagttcaattttggtttcatctgaccagagcaccttcttccacatgtttggtgtgtctcccaggtggcttgtggcaaactttaaacaacacttgttatggatatctttaagaaatggctttcttcttgccactcttccataaaggccagatttgtgcaatatacgactgattgttgtcctatggacagagtctcccacctcagctgtagatctctgcagttcatccagagtgatcatgggcctcttggctgcatctctgatcagtcttctccttgtatgagctgaaagtttagagggacggtagatttgcagtgatctgatactccttccatttcaatattatcgattgcacagtgctccttgggatgtttaaagcttgggaaatctttttgtatccaaatccggctttaaacttcttcacaacagtatctcggacatgcctggtgtgttccttgttcttcatgatgctctctgcgcttttaacggacctctgagactatcacagtgcaggtgcatttatacggagacttgattacacacaggtggattgtatttatcatcattagtcatttaggtcaacattggatcattcagagatcctcactgaacttctggagagagtttgctgcactgaaagtaaaggggctgaataattttgcatgcccaatttttcagtttttgatttgttaaagtttgaaatatccaataaatgtcgttccacttcatgattgtgtcccacatgttgttgattcttcacaaaaatatacagttttatatctttatgtttgaagcctgaaatgtggcaaaaggtcgcaaagttcaagggggccgaatactttcgcaaggcactgtagtcccTGGGTGGCTAGACTAAAGGGTAGCTGTAGGTAGatcaattctccagtaggaggtgctgcccagcctatagTTTATATTCTGGTAGTGGCTATAATGTTGGagatctgacattgttttaaCGGTACAAATTCATCATATTTTATATATGGTTTGTCTACAttgaaatttggttaccatgatgatatcctgtggttgaaatttcaccctcaaaacaacagttgagGACTTTTTtccaatccaatgtattttccatgtgGAGTCCGAgtcacaatacattgacaaattTTGTTCAAACaacgtttgtgcccagtgggtagcttctctcaaacacacagaaTCTTATGATGACTTTTTAAATTTCAGAACCCTGGACTGGCAAGCCATGATGGAAGGAGCAGAGGGAAATGATCTGCATTATCTGATGTTATTGAGGATGGAAGTCTCTGCACCtcttgagatgagagagagaaggcactCTGAATGTAGTTTTGACCCTCCTTTGTTGGTCTCCAACCTTGAATGTCCATTAACCTTCAACCTTCTCCTATAATACATCTGTCCTCATAGCCTTGGACAATGGAACTTAAGTGACAGTAATATTAATAGATTTACTATACTTGTCAAATAATATCGTAATGATAGTCATAGATATCTGTGTCATGCCATGTATCGCTTAGAGCAGTTGTTAGTGTGGTGTCTGaaacgtgggtgtgtgtgtgtctcaatgaAAGGAAGTGCCCATGAAGTAATTGACTCTTGACTGCCTGTTATGATCTGAAGCAGTTAGCTAAGCTAGTTAAATCTCATTTGAGAACAAAAGCTTTTATTCTGTAGTTGGATAGAAGCACAGACTGGTGATGTCCTCTCCTTAAACATTTGTTTTATAGTGAAAGACCCCACATATACAGATTTAGAATATCATATCAGTAAGTTGCCTTTGCTATTGCAGTATTCTTCCTCTTAGGATTGAAAGTTTCATATTGCTCTGAATCCACCTAATGTAGTTTAGTATGCACTGATCATTCAATTAGATTGTTCCACTGAAAAGTCTACAGTTTTCAATTCTGGCTGTGGATGCCTCAGGCTAGCTCGCTAGCTCGTATCTCCCTGGACATGATTAACTCCCAAGAGTCTCGAGCTTGTTGTCATAGTGTATGTTTCCAACATGCTGTGTGATTGGGTTTGTGGCATGTGCCATAATACTTGAACCCAGGTCAAATAGTACTGCAACTCAAAGTCAACATAAAGAATCTGTACAATAACGTTCCTCATTATAATCCAGATTGCCATCAACCCATGCATTGCAAGTTTTGTGGTATCTTTTCTTCCTTGATCTACAAAGTAATGAGCTATGCATGATCCCTCAAAAGTCTGAAACCTCTGAGCTGGTATCATTTGTGTCTTAGATTGGTGACTTTGATTGCTACAAGTCAAGGACAAAACCTATCGTGACTTGCAGGATGCTGTGTTGTCCAAATTAAGTTTATTTCGGTGTGTATATGCACAGATGTGAGTGGTCAGTCATTGGTTCCACTTGGACTGTATTGTGTTTTGATAAATAATGCACCAAAAGAAGGCAAGATTTTTACTTGGAAGACTAAGCAACCAGGGATTTAGAAATTCAGGTTAAAAGAGAACACATTTGAACAGTTCAAACCTACTGTAGTGTGTCTTATTACTAACTAAAGCAGCATAGCAGTTAATTAAAAAAATGGAACTATTGTAAACATTGTGCATGGGTCATTAGCATAAGATGTACCATTTAATAAACCTTCAAACAATAATGTATGGTGTGATTTGTATGTTGTTGCATCTGAAGGCCACTATGGGGGGGGTGCAACACTGacacatggaattgttttaagatggtcatactatggatcatttagctatttgattttgaattttaggacccctgtagggggtccacaaaatagatggcatcatgaggatggaaaatgatgtggataaattgaagcaacatctcaggacatcagtcaggaagttaaagcttggtcgcaaatgggtcttccaaatggacaatgaccccaagcatacttccaaagttgtggcaaaatggcttaaggacaacaaagtcaaggtattggagtggccatcacaaagctgacacatggaattgttttaagatggtcatactatggatcatttagctatttgattttgaattttaggacccctgtagggGGTCctagtacctgtcaaaagtttggacgcaccaactcattcaagggtttttctttattttttactattttctacattgtagaacaatagtgaagacgtcagcactgtgaaataacacacatagaatcatgtagtaaccaaacacgtgttaaagaaatctaaatatgttttatatttgagtttcttcaaagtaagccacccttttccttgatgacagctttgtacacacttggcattctctcaaccagcttcatgaggtagtcacctggaattaatttcaattaacaggtgtgccttgttaatttgttgaatttcttaatgagtttgagcccatcagttgtgttgtgacaaggtagggggtggtatacagatatttggtaaaagaccaagtccacaaTTACGGCAAGAACAGGtcaaattagcaaagagaaatgacagtccattgttacgttaagacatgaaggtcagtgaatccggaaaatgtcaagaacttttaaagtttctccAAGTGCTgtaacaaaaaccatcaagagctatgatgaaactggctctcatgaggactgccacaggaaaggaagacccagagctacctttgctgcagaggataagttcattagagttaccaaccttagattgcagcccaaaaaaatgcttcacagagttcaagtaacagacacatctcaacatcaactgttcagaggagactgtgaatcaggccttcagggtcgaattgctgcaaagaaaccactactaaaggacaccaataagaagatgagacttgcttgggccaagaaacacagccaatggacattagactcggggaaatatgtcctttggtctgatgagtaccaatgtttgatttttggttccagctgCCGTgtctgtgagacgcagagtaggtgaatggatgatctctgcatgtggttcccaccatgaagcatggaagaggacagatttttgggatgtcgcagatgcggaagtgtggtggattgagaagcatccaatgcaaaaaatcGAGGTTTAAAAACATCTGATAGAAATCTGAAGATGAAATGTCCAAAATAATACTAAATGCCAATGTCTTAAAGACACAGTCCTGGATCTTAAACGTCCACACCAGTAAAAATACACTCTTTCGAGCTGAAAGACGATGGTCAGAGCTTACCCATAATGTTGCATAACGATTTAAGTCAATAAGTCattgttttagtcaaagtatgatgTATTTAGGCTTTAAGTGACAAATCTGAACTGGCCACTTCATGCAAATCCATGTGAATGCGGTGTCTTTTCCTATGATATGACATACAAATTATTTTCAGACTACGTTTCGTTTAAGGGTTGGGATTTATTTGAATGTTACCACTCTCCAGCATGACATTGCAGCTATTTCTGACTAATAAACAGTTATTCCTCTTCATGATGATGAGCCAAACCCAAATTCATTCTTTTTTtagcccctttttctccccaattggtagttccAATCTTGTCGCATCGATGCAACAGACTCAGGAGAGACGaaagtcgagagccatgcatcctccgaaacacgacccaaccaagctgccctgcttcttgacacactgctcacttaatccagaagccagccacacaaaTGTCTCaaaggaaacaccgtccagctggcatCTGACGTCAGCatgcaggcacccggcccaccacaaggagtcgctagagtgagatgggacaaggaaatctcggctggtcaaaccctcccctaacccggacgacgctgaaccaattgtgcgccaccttatGGGTcaactgtgacacagcctgggatcgaacccaggtctgtagtgatgcctcaagcacggTAATGCGgttccttagactgctgcaccacttgggaagCCACATCCACTTCTTACATCTTACCAGAAAATTATCATAATCTATTGGATAATTTGTCAATTTTCACACTTGTTTAACTagtctgtaaaaaaatatataataattacaatttaaataaataattgtatcaattttagaataaggctgtaacgtaagaaagtgtaaaatgtcaaggggtctgaatactttccgaatgcactgtatattggatCCTTGGACCTTAATGAGTATTGGCAGGCTCTTTAAGAGTACATCTTGGGCTACAGCTGAGGGATTGCAAAAATTCCTGTCAAAGGAAATACAAGCACACACAGGCTCCTGAGCCTTGTAGGGATGTGACTTGAATTGGAATGTGACTGAAGGAATGGGatgttatttttgtgtgtgtgtgtgtacttttctCTTATGATGTATGATGTATGATGTCGGTTTAGCCCAGTTTCCTACAATGAGAGTGGTAGAGGAAGATGAGTACGAGGTGAGGGATCCTTGTAACCAGCAAGAGAGTGATGGGAAGAATATGTGCT
Above is a window of Oncorhynchus tshawytscha isolate Ot180627B linkage group LG30, Otsh_v2.0, whole genome shotgun sequence DNA encoding:
- the map7d2a gene encoding MAP7 domain-containing protein 2 isoform X3; the protein is MAETAVNAASSGALTGLTQPSVAEKRSQSNGHGSPARVALYPGSLAAKHNEVLSPPSGTEKRPQLNGLPSTLLLPGNNTNNHAGKQYVEGYLRTDDRMRLAKERREERDKGLAVREQAIREKERRAQLQYERTVEERWRKLEEQRQREEVRRAAVEEKRRQRLEEEKERLEALMKRSLERSLQLEQRPKRWTWGGPGGAQAQRCHLNSVENLMVHRLLTHTHSSMARCHSAADLHLPCHRCTAPCSPHRSSYRGSPSRVDRRRLQGSPEESPAGSRSTPQTPKKERLRKERRTGSPATGSSVRRAESPAMYTRRSASPATPKLLPKSRTQSPCTVRQYHPSPIRHRPTTPVPDGKKEDGHVEEAKSHNNINDRNVSKPETPVKSMSDIQSPEKSSQADNPEKKLAKTETPEKRFPKTETPGMNLKGEISERKDSMTDTSDKKASKIDTPDKKMPKSTSSELNADKITEPSPVTTTGKGVAGTTNAEEASRLLAERRRLARVQKELEEKQHGEREEKERLKAEQLRRRKAEERARQEEEKSRQEDLRRKRAEEEKQQREVREKELQVQMDREKEEGEFQAQKDAESQRQEREMLKLQEEEERQLRKKRIEEIMKRTRKSDENQEEMKQEEGQVETQPVSPPGDMQMSSKMNVETNAQVNVHENPKAESQVNGQAAACANKQDSALVKGQATDQVTPLKNILEKGQNAQQVNGQGAAQALKQESVLVKGKVPSHVIKQENAQVNVQVKNQEGTKVSSQATAQLKTEESTQVNVTLTTQTIGQGVQTNKLSLALLPVGLPPPPLINLELLDVKSRGAYDEVQSMEVSPVSKEELISIPEFSPVNEVQENAMSNTRALEDLLDLTGHVAYPKLSHVDSLGDCNKNLIDGLYSPGADSKLILHPHTSTTSSCQNPGLASHDGRSRGK
- the map7d2a gene encoding MAP7 domain-containing protein 2 isoform X6 encodes the protein MAETAVNAASSGALTGLTQPSVAEKRSQSNGHGSPARVALYPGSLAAKHNEVLSPPSGTEKRPQLNGLPSTLLLPGNNTNNHAGKQYVEGYLRTDDRMRLAKERREERDKGLAVREQAIREKERRAQLQYERTVEERWRKLEEQRQREEVRRAAVEEKRRQRLEEEKERLEALMKRSLERSLQLEQRPKRWTWGGPGGAQAPCSPHRSSYRGSPSRVDRRRLQGSPEESPAGSRSTPQTPKKERLRKERRTGSPATGSSVRRAESPAMYTRRSASPATPKLLPKSRTQSPCTVRQYHPSPIRHRPTTPVPDGKKEDGHVEEAKSHNNINDRNVSKPETPVKSMSDIQSPEKSSQADNPEKKLAKTETPEKRFPKTETPGMNLKGEISERKDSMTDTSDKKASKIDTPDKKMPKSTSSELNADKITEPSPVTTTGKGVAGTTNAEEASRLLAERRRLARVQKELEEKQHGEREEKERLKAEQLRRRKAEERARQEEEKSRQEDLRRKRAEEEKQQREVREKELQVQMDREKEEGEFQAQKDAESQRQEREMLKLQEEEERQLRKKRIEEIMKRTRKSDENQEEMKQEEGQVETQPVSPPGDMQMSSKMNVETNAQVNVHENPKAESQVNGQAAACANKQDSALVKGQATDQVTPLKNILEKGQNAQQVNGQGAAQALKQESVLVKGKVPSHVIKQENAQVNVQVKNQEGTKVSSQATAQLKTEESTQVNVTLTTQTIGQGVQTNKLSLALLPVGLPPPPLINLELLDVKSRGAYDEVQSMEVSPVSKEELISIPEFSPVNEVQENAMSNTRALEDLLDLTGHVAYPKLSHVDSLGDCNKNLIDGLYSPGADSKLILHPHTSTTSSCQNPGLASHDGRSRGK
- the map7d2a gene encoding MAP7 domain-containing protein 2 isoform X1; this translates as MAETAVNAASSGALTGLTQPSVAEKRSQSNGHGSPARVALYPGSLAAKHNEVLSPPSGTEKRPQLNGLPSTLLLPGNNTNNHAGKQYVEGYLRTDDRMRLAKERREERDKGLAVREQAIREKERRAQLQYERTVEERWRKLEEQRQREEVRRAAVEEKRRQRLEEEKERLEALMKRSLERSLQLEQRPKRWTWGGPGGAQGDCENAPLLASTFPHELAAPLPAASESAQRCHLNSVENLMVHRLLTHTHSSMARCHSAADLHLPCHRCTAPCSPHRSSYRGSPSRVDRRRLQGSPEESPAGSRSTPQTPKKERLRKERRTGSPATGSSVRRAESPAMYTRRSASPATPKLLPKSRTQSPCTVRQYHPSPIRHRPTTPVPDGKKEDGHVEEAKSHNNINDRNVSKPETPVKSMSDIQSPEKSSQADNPEKKLAKTETPEKRFPKTETPGMNLKGEISERKDSMTDTSDKKASKIDTPDKKMPKSTSSELNADKITEPSPVTTTGKGVAGTTNAEEASRLLAERRRLARVQKELEEKQHGEREEKERLKAEQLRRRKAEERARQEEEKSRQEDLRRKRAEEEKQQREVREKELQVQMDREKEEGEFQAQKDAESQRQEREMLKLQEEEERQLRKKRIEEIMKRTRKSDENQEEMKQEEGQVETQPVSPPGDMQMSSKMNVETNAQVNVHENPKAESQVNGQAAACANKQDSALVKGQATDQVTPLKNILEKGQNAQQVNGQGAAQALKQESVLVKGKVPSHVIKQENAQVNVQVKNQEGTKVSSQATAQLKTEESTQVNVTLTTQTIGQGVQTNKLSLALLPVGLPPPPLINLELLDVKSRGAYDEVQSMEVSPVSKEELISIPEFSPVNEVQENAMSNTRALEDLLDLTGHVAYPKLSHVDSLGDCNKNLIDGLYSPGADSKLILHPHTSTTSSCQNPGLASHDGRSRGK